In the genome of Puniceicoccales bacterium, the window AAAGAGCTATTCCCGAAGCAATAATTGCCATTAGGGCATTGCGTGCATTATATTTACCAAACAGACCAGAAATTATATGTATTTTTTTGCCAGAAATTTTTTCAATTATATCGAAGCTGGTAAAATTTTCGGAGGTGGAAAAATGTTTCAATAGGTAGTCATTGTCGTCATTTTCTCCAACGAATATGGGGTTGATCCACGCCAAAGGAAACATGGATCTAATGTTTAAATCATCACCATTAGCAATTACATAGCCATTGGATGGAATTATTTTTAATAGATGATTGAAAGATCTTTTGATATCCTCTAGGTCGCGAAAAATATCACCATGGTCGAACTCCAGATTGCCAATGACAAGAATATCCGGTGCGTAGTGAATGAATTTGCTTCGTTTATCAAAAAATGCTGAGTCGTATTCATCTCCTTCTATCACAAATGGATCATTTTCATTGCCCAGGGCACTGCCGTAGGAGAAATCGATGGGAACACCACCGATCATATGGCCTGGATTTAGTCCATTATTTTTTAGTAGGAATGTGGTTAATGCTGTAGTGGTTGTTTTGCCATGGGTGCCAGTGAGAACAATGCTTTGACGTTTTTTCATTATCTCTCGGTGGATGAATTCTGGCAAGGAATAATATGGTATCTTCTTGGTTGCCAACAACCATTCCACTTCTTCGTTGCCTCTGGCTATGGCATTACCCACAATGACCGCCGTTGGATTTATGGCTTCCAATCTAGCGGCCGAGAACGAATCATAGATGTCAATTTTATGCTCATTTAATAGGCCGGCCATCGGTTGATATAGTGTTAAATCTGAACCACATATATCGTGGCCAAGTTTTTTTAATAGCACAGCTACGTTACCCATAGCTGTCCCTCCAATGCCAATGAAGTAGATTTTCATAGCTGAATTCCGATTATAATTGAGCTCAATCCGCTGCCTATTCCAAGTAACGCGCATTTTGAGTCACTTTTTACCTCACCGGTGGCCAACCCAAGAGCAAAGGTGATGGGTAGGGCTACTGAACCAGTATTGCCTAAATATTGATAAGTCGAAAAATCCTTGCTTGGATCCAAATTTAGTGTTTCGTAGAGTTTCATCATGTGTCTTCTACTTACTTGATGACATAAAAATTTGTCAACTATTTTGTCATTCCAACCAGACGATTTACAAAATTTTTTCCAATTCGCCAAAGCAAGTGCCACACCGGCATTTAGTAATTTTTCAGCTTCGGTCTGCATGGTCAGTGAATTGTCAAAAACATCTCCTTCACATAGTTTACAAGCGCCGGAATTGATCAATAGGTTCGCATACTTTATTCTAGGACTTTTTGGCGATAGCGAACTATGACATAGCAACGCCGCCACAGCTCCGGAGCCTAGTGTCAAATTTGCAAAATATGGTTTGATCTCATTTCTGCTAAAATTCGATGAGTTAAGTTTCTCTATGGTATTGTCTAGCACAGGTTTACCGTCTTCACCGGAAACTATCAATGCACATTTTATTTGGCCGGACTCTATCATACCTCCGATGATGAGCATGGCATTAAGAAATCCCAAGCAGGCATTGGATAGGTCAAAAAATTGTGTGTGTTCGCTGAGGTCTAAAATATTATGGACATAGGCTGCAGTGGCTGGTTCGAGCCGATCTCGACATACCGAAGAGTGAATTAGTAGGTCCAGGTCATTTTTTTTTAAACACGATGAACCTGAAGCAAACAATTTAGCGGCAGCTTCGGCACTGGCTTCGGATGGTTTTTTATAGCCGTTCCAAAAGCGCCGTTCCTTTATTCCTGTCATTAATTCGAGCCGACCATTTAACAACCCAAGT includes:
- a CDS encoding 3-oxoacyl-ACP synthase III — protein: MFFTFKNVSIESMAYILPPECISSASIEDRLYRTYKRLGLLNGRLELMTGIKERRFWNGYKKPSEASAEAAAKLFASGSSCLKKNDLDLLIHSSVCRDRLEPATAAYVHNILDLSEHTQFFDLSNACLGFLNAMLIIGGMIESGQIKCALIVSGEDGKPVLDNTIEKLNSSNFSRNEIKPYFANLTLGSGAVAALLCHSSLSPKSPRIKYANLLINSGACKLCEGDVFDNSLTMQTEAEKLLNAGVALALANWKKFCKSSGWNDKIVDKFLCHQVSRRHMMKLYETLNLDPSKDFSTYQYLGNTGSVALPITFALGLATGEVKSDSKCALLGIGSGLSSIIIGIQL
- a CDS encoding Mur ligase domain-containing protein; this encodes MKIYFIGIGGTAMGNVAVLLKKLGHDICGSDLTLYQPMAGLLNEHKIDIYDSFSAARLEAINPTAVIVGNAIARGNEEVEWLLATKKIPYYSLPEFIHREIMKKRQSIVLTGTHGKTTTTALTTFLLKNNGLNPGHMIGGVPIDFSYGSALGNENDPFVIEGDEYDSAFFDKRSKFIHYAPDILVIGNLEFDHGDIFRDLEDIKRSFNHLLKIIPSNGYVIANGDDLNIRSMFPLAWINPIFVGENDDNDYLLKHFSTSENFTSFDIIEKISGKKIHIISGLFGKYNARNALMAIIASGIALSGNPLDVDVSCLQRFKGIKKRQEVLLSNANLMVIDDFAHHPTAIKATLECLRQKYPGRRLIACFEPRSNTACTNAFQNEFVDAFAGADAVFIANAFKTRETTLDTPKLAENLVKIGIDAKASSSEEILYALEKMKFKEATTLAFLSNGSFGNIAKKFVKNFTQHN